The Apium graveolens cultivar Ventura chromosome 11, ASM990537v1, whole genome shotgun sequence genome has a window encoding:
- the LOC141695389 gene encoding uncharacterized protein LOC141695389: MRAPKTQKDVQKLAGSLAALRRSVSKLAERCLPFFDLLKGASNKKEVNWSPECQKAFEEIKSYLSQPPVLTKAQPGEPLCLYLSAGARTVGAALIREENGKQQPVYYVSEVLKDAKTRYPRLEKFAFALVTTSRKLRTAITAQALADFTIECNFPEEEPKPMNIDLEKEQDASPGAWTLKVDSSSTSERSGARLILKNPEGFTIQTAIFFGFPSTNNQAEYKALIAGLKLSSTLRVQDLKIYSDSQIVVKKTNGEYIAKDPIMAKYQLLVQSYLASIPNHQVLQICREENEEVDILSKLVRNSSDLDCSVYFEELHKPSIESGEVLEIESNQNWMTPFINYLEKGELLKDKGKA, translated from the exons ATGAGGGCTCCTAAGacccaaaaagatgtgcagaagtTAGCAGGTTCCCTAGCAGCACTCAGGAGATCTGTCTCAAAGCTAGCAGAGAGGTGCTTACCATTCTTTGACTTACTCAAAGGAGCAAGCAACAAGAAAGAAGTAAATTGGAGCCCGGAGTGCCAAAAGGCATTTGAGGAAATCAAGTCCTACCTCTctcagccaccagtcctaactaaagctCAACCAGGAGAGCCCCTCTGCTTATACTTATCAGCAGGGGCACGAACAGTAGGAGCTGCCCtaatcagggaagagaatggaaaACAGCAACCAGTCTACTACGTAAGTGAAGTCCTTAAAGATGCGAAAACTAGATACCCAAGACTGGAGAAGTTTGCCTTCGCATTAGTCACAACTTCAAGAAAACTCAG GACTGCCATTACAGCTCAAGCACTTGCAGATTTCACAATCGAATGCAACTTCCCGGAAGAAGAACCGAAACCAATGAACATAGATCTAGAGAAAGAACAAGATGCAAGTCCGGGAGCCTGGACCTTGAAAGTAGATAGTTCCTCAACAAGCGAAAGGTCGGGAGCCAGACTCATACTGAAAAATCCTGAAGGATTCACCATTCAAACAGCTATATTTTTCGGCTTCCCCTCAACAAACAATCAGGCCGAATATAAGGCGTTGATTGCAGGACTAAAGCTCTCTAGCACCCTGAGGGTCCAGGACttaaaaatctacagcgactcccagatagtggtcaagAAAACAAACGGAGAATACATAGCAAAAGACCCTATTATGGCGAAGTACCAATTACTAGTTCAAAGTTACTTAGCCTCAATACCAAACCATCAAGTCCTTCAGATATGtcgagaagaaaatgaagaagtgGATATTCTATCCAAATTAGTCCGGAACTCATCAGATCTAGACTGCTCAGTTTATTTCGAAGAACTCCATAAACCATCTATTGAATCCGGAGAAGTCTTGGAGATCGAAAGCAACCAGAACTGGATGACTCCCTTCATCAACTATTTGGAGAAAGGGGAGCTCCTGAAAGATAAAGGAAAAGCCTAA
- the LOC141695388 gene encoding uncharacterized protein LOC141695388: MSVKALAHKIIRQGYYWPTIHQDAIEFVKKCKECQLFSNVSQISPFLPSSVLSPIPFTVWGIDIMGPFPRAKADLKTSPRTSTGETPFKLAYGTEAMLPIEVGSPSHRAINFEEEENEEGLRTNMELIDEVRDQAVERMEEYKEKTREHFSKKSRVKNFQVGELVLRDTEASDPTNTGKLMPNWEGSYKVKEVLRPGTYKLLNMDGSEVPNTWHGLRLRKFYQWERTNKATKIL, encoded by the exons ATGTCCGTAAAGGCCCTAGCCcataagatcataagacaaggctactactggccaactatcCACCAAGATGCAATAGAGTTCGTGAagaaatgcaaggaatgccagCTCTTCAGCAATGTGTCCCAGATCAGCCCATTCCTACCATCCTCAGTCCTATCACCTATCCCCTTTACTGTCTGGGGTATTGACATCATGGGACCCTTTCCCCGGGCCAAAGCAGACCTCAA GACAAGCCCTAGGACAAGCACCggagaaactccattcaaactagcTTATGGCACAGAAGCAATGCTTCCTATTGAAGTTGGATCCCCTTCTcacagagcaataaactttgaggaagaagaaaatgaagaaggacTCAGAACAAACATGGAGCTAATTGATGAGGTCCGAGACCAAGCTGTAGAAAGAATGGAAGAATACAAGGAGAAAACAAGAGAGCACTTCAGTAAGAAGTCcagagtcaaaaacttccaagttggagaATTAGTCCTTCGAGACACAGAAGCATCAGATCCCACAAACACTGGAAAGCTAATGCCCAATTGGGAAGGATCATACAAGGTCAAAGAAGTCCTGAGGCCAGGAACCTACAAACTCCTTAACATGGATGGCTCAGAAGTCCCAAATACTTGGCATGGACTAAGactaaggaaattctaccagtGGGAAAGaacaaacaaagcaaccaaaatcTTGTAG